Proteins found in one Colius striatus isolate bColStr4 unplaced genomic scaffold, bColStr4.1.hap1 scaffold_35, whole genome shotgun sequence genomic segment:
- the LOC133629266 gene encoding DNA-(apurinic or apyrimidinic site) endonuclease-like — translation MGWDTATNRSLVGDPELDAKGCVLTAEFPALRVVCVYVPNSRRGLGQLSFRQAWDERFRSFVSQLDRSKPVASDPELDVEGRVLMAEFPALRVVCVYVPNSGRGPGRLSFWQAWDECFRSFVSQLDRSKPVAICGDLNVAHQPLDLMNSSGNKRSPGFTREEREAFGELLGAGFLDSFRVFNPSLPNAFTFWTYLSGARARNVGWRLDYCLWSQRGRKDLCDSRIEKRAQGSDHCPMGIYLALEGAG, via the exons atgggctgggacactgcGACGAATCGGTCTCTGGTTG GTGACCCCGAGCTGGACGCCAAGGGCTGCGTGCTGACGGCCGAGTTCCCTGCCCTGCGCGTCGTCTGCGTCTACGTGCCCAACTCCAGGCGAGGCCTGGGCCAACTGAGCTTCCGGCAGGCCTGGGACGAGCGCTTCCGCTCCTTCGTGTCCCAGCTGGACCGGTCCAAACCGGTTGCCA gtGACCCCGAGCTGGACGTCGAGGGCCGCGTGCTGATGGCCGAGTTCCCTGCCCTGCGCGTCGTCTGCGTCTACGTGCCCAACTCTGGGCGAGGCCCGGGCCGCCTCAGCTTCTGGCAGGCCTGGGACGAGTGCTTCCGCTcctttgtgtcccagctggacCGGTCCAAACCGGTCGCCATCTGCGGCGACCTCAACGTCGCCCACCAGCCCTTGGACCTGATGAACTCGTCGGGGAACAAGAGGAGCCCCGGGTTCACgcgggaggagagggaggcgtttggggagctgctgggggcggGCTTCCTCGACAGCTTCCGGGTGTTTAACCCCTCGCTGCCCAACGCCTTCACCTTCTGGACCTACCTGAGTGGGGCCAGGGCCAGGaacgtgggctggaggctggattactgcctgtggtcccagaggggcaggaaggatctGTGCGACAGCAGGATCGAGAAGCGGGCCCAGGGCAGCGACCACTGTCCCATGGGGATCTACCTGGCGCTGGagggggcaggctga